The Rhodothermales bacterium region ATGTCGTCGACTGAAGCACGCCAAAGATCGTGCCCTCCGGATCGGAGCAGTACGCGTGCAACCCGACGCCTGGAATCGCTTCAGGACCATGAACCTTCTCCCCACCGGAATCCTCGACCGCAGAGATCGTCGCCTCGACATCAGCGACCTCGATTGTATTAATTACACCCTGCGGGAAATG contains the following coding sequences:
- a CDS encoding VOC family protein; amino-acid sequence: HFPQGVINTIEVADVEATISAVEDSGGEKVHGPEAIPGVGLHAYCSDPEGTIFGVLQSTT